The Lynx canadensis isolate LIC74 chromosome D1, mLynCan4.pri.v2, whole genome shotgun sequence genome has a segment encoding these proteins:
- the DHCR7 gene encoding 7-dehydrocholesterol reductase yields the protein MAAKSQPDAPQTKSRDSFANGGAATQGQWGRAWEVDWFSLASVLFLLLLAPFIVYYFIMACDQYGCSLTAPVVDLATGRAHLADIWAKTPAVTKEAAQLYALWVTFQVLLYSALPDFCHKFLPGYVGGVQEGAVTPAGVINKYEINGLQAWLITHLLWFANSHFLSLFSPTVIFDNWIPLLWCANILGYAVSTFAMIKGYFFPTNAKDCKFTGNFFYDYMMGIEFNPRIGKWFDFKLFFNGRPGIVAWTLINLSFAAKQRELYGQVTNAMVLVNVLQAIYVLDFFWNEAWYLKTIDICHDHFGWYLGWGDCVWLPYLYTLQGLYLVYHPVQLSTPHAAGVLLLGLLGYYIFRMANHQKDLFRRTDGRCLIWGRKPRVIECSYTSADGRRHHSKLLVSGFWGVARHLNYTGDLMGSLAYCLACGGGHLLPYFYIVYMTILLTHRCLRDEHRCASKYGGDWARYTAAVPHRLLPGIF from the exons ATGGCTGCAAAGTCCCAGCCCGACGctccccaaaccaagagtcgggacAGCTTTGCCAACGGTGGGGCTGCCACTCAGGGGCAGTGGGGCCGTGCCTG GGAGGTGGACTGGTTTTCGCTGGCCAGCgtcctctttctgctgcttttggcCCCTTTCATCGTATACTACTTCATCATGGCATGTGACCAGTACGGCTGCTCCCTCACTGCCCCCGTGGTGGACCTCGCCACCGGGCGCGCTCATCTCGCAGACATCTGGGCCAAGACGCCGGCCGTGACGAAGGAAGCGGCCCAGCTCTACGCCTTGTGGGTCACGTTCCAG GTGCTTTTGTACTCGGCGCTGCCTGACTTCTGCCATAAGTTTCTGCCCGGCTACGTGGGAGGCGTTCAAGAGGGCGCCGTGACCCCCGCAG GGGTTATTAACAAGTATGAAATCAACGGCCTGCAGGCGTGGCTCATCACGCACCTTCTCTGGTTTGCAAACTCGCACTTCCTGTCGCTGTTCTCCCCCACCGTCATCTTCGACAACTGGATACCGCTGCTGTGGTGCGCCAACATCCTCGGCTACGCGGTTTCCACCTTCGCAATGATCAAGGGGTACTTCTTCCCCACCAATGCCAAAGACTG CAAATTCACGGGCAATTTCTTTTACGACTACATGATGGGCATTGAGTTTAACCCCCGAATCGGGAAGTGGTTCGACTTCAAGCTGTTTTTCAACGGACGCCCTGGGATCGTTGCCTGGACCCTCATCAACCTGTCCTTTGCAGCCAAGCAGCGGGAGCTCTACGGCCAAGTGACCAACGCCATGGTCCTGGTCAACGTCCTGCAG GCCATCTACGTGCTGGACTTCTTCTGGAACGAAGCCTGGTACCTGAAAACCATTGACATCTGCCATGACCACTTTGGGTGGTACTTGGGCTGGGGGGACTGCGTCTGGCTGCCGTACCTCTACACGCTGCAG GGCCTGTACCTGGTCTATCACCCGGTGCAGCTGTCCACCCCCCACGCCGCGGGCGTCCTGCTGCTGGGGCTGCTAGGCTACTACATCTTCCGGATGGCCAACCATCAAAAGGACCTGTTCCGCCGCACGGACGGCCGCTGCCTGATCTGGGGCAGGAAGCCCAGGGTCATCGAGTGCTCCTACACGTCGGCCGACGGACGCAGGCACCACAGCAAGCTCCTGGTGTCGGGCTTCTGGGGCGTGGCCCGCCACCTCAACTACACGGGCGACCTGATGGGCAGCCTGGCGTACTGCCTGGCCTGCGGCGGGGGCCACCTGCTGCCCTACTTCTACATCGTCTACATGACCATCCTGCTGACCCACCGCTGCCTCCGGGACGAGCACCGCTGTGCCAGCAAGTACGGCGGCGACTGGGCGCGTTACACCGCCGCCGTGCCTCACCGCCTGCTGCCCGGAATCTTCTGA